In Cicer arietinum cultivar CDC Frontier isolate Library 1 chromosome 7, Cicar.CDCFrontier_v2.0, whole genome shotgun sequence, a single window of DNA contains:
- the LOC101498108 gene encoding putative F-box protein At1g67623 — protein MALLRAKKEIKKLKLRNESSLSITKSLPKELLVEIAGKVASRSIVDLCKMKLTCKEFLSASEESCVYQHASMENFALIPLPWFTDEKETSFLNRCRNSGNLEILYREGMVQYFCSLTIVDSAFENIKKAALEGHHEAKYVYSMILMNCDEDEEKRKLGFDLFGELKSSGVSVIRCRKRVKTFVQSMWVKNPVVIRNQGFSFGCSGTCETGKKVVKHSTRWYEFEDEVDAVGVSCKYCDGVYELGLFCNVFKV, from the coding sequence ATGGCTTTATTAAGAGCGAAGAAAGAAATCAAGAAGCTTAAGCTTAGAAACGAATCCTCTCTGAGCATCACAAAATCTCTTCCAAAAGAGTTATTGGTAGAGATTGCGGGAAAAGTTGCATCACGTTCAATCGTTGATCTCTGCAAAATGAAACTAACTTGCAAAGAGTTTCTCAGCGCTTCAGAAGAAAGTTGCGTTTACCAACACGCATCAATGGAAAATTTTGCTTTGATTCCACTTCCATGGTTCACAGACGAAAAAGAAACTTCGTTCTTGAATCGTTGTAGAAATAGTGGTAACTTGGAGATTCTTTATCGTGAAGGAATGGTTCAATATTTCTGCTCTTTAACAATAGTGGATTCTGCTTTTGAGAATATAAAAAAAGCTGCTTTGGAGGGTCATCACGAAGCCAAGTATGTTTATTCTATGATTTTGATGAATtgtgatgaagatgaagagaaAAGAAAACTTGGGTTTGATCTTTTTGGTGAGTTGAAAAGTTCTGGTGTTAGTGTTATAAGATGTAGAAAGAGGGTGAAAACTTTTGTTCAGAGTATGTGGGTGAAGAATCCTGTGGTGATTCGAAATCAAGGATTTTCTTTTGGTTGTTCTGGCACGTGTGAGACAGGGAAGAAGGTGGTGAAACATTCAACGAGGTGGTATGAGTTTGAGGATGAAGTTGATGCTGTTGGTGTTTCATGCAAATATTGCGATGGGGTTTATGAATTGGGTTTGTTTTGTAACGTGTTTAAGGTTTAA
- the LOC101497457 gene encoding putative F-box protein At1g67623 yields MALLRAKKEIKKLKLRNESSLSITKSLPKELLVEIAGKVASDLCKMKLTCKEFLSASEESCVYQHASMENFALIPLPWFTDEKETSLNRCRNSGNLEILYREGMVQYFCSLTMVDSAFENIKKAALEGHHEAKYVYSMILMNCDEDEEKRKLGFDLFGELKSSGVSVIRCRKRVKTFVQSMWVKNPVVIRNQGFSFGCSGTCETGKKVEKHSTRWCEFEDEVDVVGVSCKYCNGVYELGLFCNMFKV; encoded by the coding sequence ATGGCTTTATTAAGAGCGAAGAAAGAAATCAAAAAGCTTAAGCTTAGAAACGAATCCTCTCTGAGCATCACAAAATCTCTTCCAAAAGAGTTATTGGTAGAGATCGCGGGAAAAGTTGCATCTGATCTCTGCAAAATGAAACTAACTTGCAAAGAATTTCTGAGCGCTTCAGAAGAAAGTTGCGTTTACCAACACGCATCAATGGAAAATTTTGCTTTGATTCCACTTCCATGGTTCACAGACGAAAAAGAAACTTCGTTGAATCGTTGTAGAAATAGTGGTAACTTGGAGATTCTTTATCGTGAAGGAATGGTTCAATATTTTTGCTCTTTAACAATGGTGGATTCTGCTTTTGAGAATATAAAAAAAGCTGCTTTGGAGGGTCATCACGAAGCCAAGTATGTTTATTCTATGATTTTGATGAATtgtgatgaagatgaagagaaAAGAAAACTTGGGTTTGATCTTTTTGGTGAGTTGAAAAGTTCCGGTGTTAGTGTTATAAGATGTAGAAAGAGGGTGAAAACTTTTGTTCAGAGTATGTGGGTGAAGAATCCTGTGGTGATTCGAAATCAAGGATTTTCTTTTGGTTGTTCTGGCACGTGTGAGACAGGGAAGAAGGTGGAGAAACATTCAACGAGGTGGTGTGAGTTTGAGGATGAAGTTGATGTTGTTGGTGTTTCATGCAAATATTGCAATGGGGTTTATGAATTGGGTTTGTTTTGTAACATGTTTAAGGTTTAA
- the LOC101498444 gene encoding uncharacterized protein — translation MSMDKIPTELDYYHDMWKLQSTATLLSHYKGDDGRHVLILDRTIFYPQGGGQPADTGFLHFQGLNLKFLVNDVRSKDGIVLHYGVFEGLGGEFEDILERGKEVSLFVDEHRRKLNSRLHSAGHLLDICLPKIGLGHLEPGKAYHFSDGPWVEYKGVIPQNEMQNKQKELEQEANALISMGGKVSADILLYDEAAKLCGGILPEYVPKESTPRIVRLGDNPGCPCGGTHVVDISDITKIKVSQIRSKKGMTKVFYNVES, via the exons ATGTCCATGGATAAGATTCCTACCGAGTTAGATTACTATCATGACATGTGGAAACTCCAATCTACTGCCACACTTCTTTCTCACTACAAg GGAGATGATGGGAGACATGTTTTGATATTGGATCGGACTATTTTCTATCCACAAGGTGGTGGTCAACCGGCAGATACTGGCTTCTTACATTTTCAAGGCTTAAATCTCAAGTTTTTGGTCAACGATGTTCGATCAAAAGATGGAATT gTTTTACACTATGGTGTCTTTGAGGGTTTGGGAGGTGAGTTTGAGGATATACTCGAGAGAGGGAAGGAGGTTTCACTTTTTGTTGATGAGCATAGGCGAAAACTAAATTCCAG GTTGCATTCAGCAGGGCATTTGCTTGACATTTGTCTGCCAAAAATTGGATTGGGTCATTTAGAGCCTGGAAAAGCTTACCATTTTTCGGATGG GCCTTGGGTTGAATATAAAGGTGTAATTCCACAAAATGAAATGCAGAACAAGCAAAAGGAACTAGAGCAAGAGGCTAATGCTTTGATTTCCATGGGAGGAAAA GTTTCTGCTGATATATTACTGTATGACGAAGCTGCTAAGCTATGTGGTGGTATTCTTCCTGAATATGTTCCCAAG GAAAGCACACCTCGCATAGTGCGGTTAGGGGATAATCCTGGCTGTCCCTGTGGTGGTACCCATGTTGTAGATATTTCGGACATCACAAAAATTAAG GTTTCTCAAATTCGGTCAAAGAAGGGAATGACAAAAGTATTTTACAATGTTGAATCTTAG
- the LOC101497788 gene encoding putative F-box protein At1g67623, with product MALLRAKKEIKKLKLRNEFSVSITKSLPKELLVEIAGKVASRSIVDLCKMKLTCKEFLSASEESCVYQHASMENFALIPLPWFTDEKETSFLNRCRNSGNLEILYREGMVQYFCSLTIVDSAFENIKKAALEGHHEAKYVYSMILMNCDEDEEKRKLGFDLFGELKSSGVSVIRCRKRVKTFVQSMWVKNPVVIRNQGFSFGCSGTCETGKKVEKHSTRWCEFEDEVDAVGVSCKYCDGVYELGLFCNMFKVPITVGMSSYEVVLLYKGKRVIASKEDQQTPWSV from the exons ATGGCTTTATTAAGAGCGAAGAAAGAAATCAAGAAGCTTAAGCTTAGAAACGAATTCTCTGTGAGCATCACAAAATCTCTTCCAAAAGAGTTATTGGTAGAGATTGCGGGAAAAGTTGCATCACGTTCAATCGTTGATCTCTGCAAAATGAAACTAACTTGCAAAGAGTTTCTCAGCGCTTCAGAAGAAAGTTGCGTTTACCAACACGCATCAATGGAAAATTTTGCTTTGATTCCACTTCCATGGTTCACAGACGAAAAAGAAACTTCGTTTTTGAATCGTTGTAGAAATAGTGGTAACTTGGAGATTCTTTATCGTGAAGGAATGGTTCAATATTTCTGCTCTTTAACAATAGTGGATTCTGCTTTTGAGAATATAAAAAAAGCTGCTTTGGAGGGTCATCACGAAGCCAAGTATGTTTATTCTATGATTTTGATGAATtgtgatgaagatgaagagaaAAGAAAACTTGGGTTTGATCTTTTTGGTGAGTTGAAAAGTTCCGGTGTTAGTGTTATAAGATGTAGAAAGAGGGTGAAAACTTTTGTTCAGAGTATGTGGGTGAAGAATCCTGTGGTCATTCGAAATCAAGGATTTTCTTTTGGTTGTTCTGGCACGTGTGAGACAGGGAAGAAGGTGGAGAAACATTCAACGAGGTGGTGTGAGTTTGAGGATGAAGTTGATGCTGTTGGTGTTTCATGCAAATATTGCGATGGGGTTTATGAATTGGGTTTGTTTTGTAACATGTTTAAG GTACCTATAACTGTAGGAATGAGTTCATACGAGGTTGTACTTTTATACAAAGGGAAAAGAGTTATAGCTTCCAAGGAAGACCAGCAAACACCATGGAGTGTGTag